A stretch of the Vigna radiata var. radiata cultivar VC1973A chromosome 9, Vradiata_ver6, whole genome shotgun sequence genome encodes the following:
- the LOC106773215 gene encoding O-glucosyltransferase rumi homolog isoform X2 codes for MIKWIFFSIIILIVFVASSFFLEADFSRITSTSFLKTIIIFNKQQLQFPLNCTDKNTAATCSSYYPTTLEFDDDSTTSCPDYFRWIHEDLKPWKSTGITRDMVERGRNVSHFRLVIVNGKVYVQKLGKVYQTRDVFTIWGILQLLRLYPGKIPDLDLMFQCGDKTVILKKNFQGPQALSPPPVFHYCGDEISHDIVFPDWSFWGWPEINIGPWETTLHNILEGNKKSKWIDRVPYAFWKGNPAVANIRRELMKCNPTKQQDWNARIESIQWNKEKASNYANAKLENQCTHRYKIYIEGAAWSVSEKYIILCDSMTLLVEPTYYDFFTRNMVPLQHYWPINPRNMCEDIKYAVDWGNSHLQNAQVIGNGGTEYILENLKLKYVYDYMFHLLNDYAKLLKYKPTIPEGAIEMCSESMACPVQGLQKSFMEESMVNSPSDTPPCAMPSPHTPQTLKQFLQEKENLIEQVKKKSVNNLLV; via the exons ATGATCAAATGGATTTTCTTCTCCATCATCATCTTGATTGTTTTTGTTGCAAGCTCTTTCTTCTTGGAAGCTGATTTT TCAAGAATAACAAGCACTAGTTTTCTGAAGacaattataatattcaataaGCAACAACTCCAATTTCCACTTAACTGCACTGATAAAAACACAGCAGCAACATGTTCATCATACTACCCAACAACATTGGAGTTTGATGATGATTCAACTACATCATGTCCAGATTACTTTAGATGGATCCATGAAGATCTGAAACCTTGGAAGAGTACAGGAATTACAAGGGACATGGTTGAAAGAGGCAGAAATGTTTCACATTTTAGGCTTGTAATTGTAAATGGAAAAGTTTATGTACAGAAATTGGGCAAAGTGTATCAGACAAGAGATGTATTCACAATATGGGGAATTTTACAACTTCTGAGGTTGTACCCTGGAAAGATACCAGATTTGGATCTAATGTTTCAGTGTGGAGACAAGACTGTTATACTGAAAAAAAATTTCCAAGGTCCACAAGCCTTGTCACCCCCTCCTGTCTTCCATTACTGTGGAGATGAAATTTCACATGACATTGTCTTCCCTGATTGGTCCTTCTGGGGTTG GCCTGAGATCAACATAGGACCATGGGAAACAACATTACACAATATACTAGAAGGCAACAAGAAGAGCAAATGGATAGATAGGGTACCCTATGCTTTTTGGAAGGGAAACCCAGCAGTGGCTAATATTAGGAGAGAACTCATGAAGtgcaaccctacaaaacaacaGGATTGGAATGCAAGAATAGAAAGcata CAATGGAACAAGGAGAAAGCAAGTAATTATGCGAATGCAAAACTAGAAAATCAGTGTACTCATAG ATATAAGATCTATATAGAAGGAGCTGCATGGTCTGTGAGTGAAAAGTACATAATATTGTGTGACTCAATGACCTTGTTAGTAGAGCCTACGTATTATGATTTCTTTACAAGAAATATGGTACCTTTGCAACACTATTGGCCCATCAACCCTAGAAACATGTGTGAAGACATTAAGTATGCTGTGGATTGGGGGAATTCTCACCTTCAAAAT GCACAGGTGATTGGCAATGGAGGGACTGAATACATATTAGAGAATTTAAAGTTGAAGTATGTGTATGATTACATGTTTCATTTGTTAAATGATTATGCAAAGCTCTTGAAATACAAGCCAACCATACCAGAAGGAGCTATTGAGATGTGTTCTGAAAGTATGGCATGTCCTGTGCAAGGTTTACAAAAAAGTTTCATGGAAGAATCCATGGTGAATTCACCAAGTGATACACCTCCATGTGCAATGCCTTCTCCTCATACACCTCAAACTCTTAAACAATTTCtgcaagaaaaggaaaatctaATCGAacaagtgaagaaaaagagtgtCAATAACTTGTTAGTGTAA
- the LOC106773215 gene encoding O-glucosyltransferase rumi homolog isoform X1 has product MMAKNQSLSKERKWVSTYGFFSLSFLLFFATTNFFVNWVDLSRITSTSFLKTIIIFNKQQLQFPLNCTDKNTAATCSSYYPTTLEFDDDSTTSCPDYFRWIHEDLKPWKSTGITRDMVERGRNVSHFRLVIVNGKVYVQKLGKVYQTRDVFTIWGILQLLRLYPGKIPDLDLMFQCGDKTVILKKNFQGPQALSPPPVFHYCGDEISHDIVFPDWSFWGWPEINIGPWETTLHNILEGNKKSKWIDRVPYAFWKGNPAVANIRRELMKCNPTKQQDWNARIESIQWNKEKASNYANAKLENQCTHRYKIYIEGAAWSVSEKYIILCDSMTLLVEPTYYDFFTRNMVPLQHYWPINPRNMCEDIKYAVDWGNSHLQNAQVIGNGGTEYILENLKLKYVYDYMFHLLNDYAKLLKYKPTIPEGAIEMCSESMACPVQGLQKSFMEESMVNSPSDTPPCAMPSPHTPQTLKQFLQEKENLIEQVKKKSVNNLLV; this is encoded by the exons ATGATGGCTAAGAATCAATCATtgagcaaagaaagaaaatgggtTTCAACCTATGGCTTCTTCTCCCTCTCCTTCCTCTTATTCTTTGCTACAACCAATTTCTTTGTCAACTGGGTTGATCTT TCAAGAATAACAAGCACTAGTTTTCTGAAGacaattataatattcaataaGCAACAACTCCAATTTCCACTTAACTGCACTGATAAAAACACAGCAGCAACATGTTCATCATACTACCCAACAACATTGGAGTTTGATGATGATTCAACTACATCATGTCCAGATTACTTTAGATGGATCCATGAAGATCTGAAACCTTGGAAGAGTACAGGAATTACAAGGGACATGGTTGAAAGAGGCAGAAATGTTTCACATTTTAGGCTTGTAATTGTAAATGGAAAAGTTTATGTACAGAAATTGGGCAAAGTGTATCAGACAAGAGATGTATTCACAATATGGGGAATTTTACAACTTCTGAGGTTGTACCCTGGAAAGATACCAGATTTGGATCTAATGTTTCAGTGTGGAGACAAGACTGTTATACTGAAAAAAAATTTCCAAGGTCCACAAGCCTTGTCACCCCCTCCTGTCTTCCATTACTGTGGAGATGAAATTTCACATGACATTGTCTTCCCTGATTGGTCCTTCTGGGGTTG GCCTGAGATCAACATAGGACCATGGGAAACAACATTACACAATATACTAGAAGGCAACAAGAAGAGCAAATGGATAGATAGGGTACCCTATGCTTTTTGGAAGGGAAACCCAGCAGTGGCTAATATTAGGAGAGAACTCATGAAGtgcaaccctacaaaacaacaGGATTGGAATGCAAGAATAGAAAGcata CAATGGAACAAGGAGAAAGCAAGTAATTATGCGAATGCAAAACTAGAAAATCAGTGTACTCATAG ATATAAGATCTATATAGAAGGAGCTGCATGGTCTGTGAGTGAAAAGTACATAATATTGTGTGACTCAATGACCTTGTTAGTAGAGCCTACGTATTATGATTTCTTTACAAGAAATATGGTACCTTTGCAACACTATTGGCCCATCAACCCTAGAAACATGTGTGAAGACATTAAGTATGCTGTGGATTGGGGGAATTCTCACCTTCAAAAT GCACAGGTGATTGGCAATGGAGGGACTGAATACATATTAGAGAATTTAAAGTTGAAGTATGTGTATGATTACATGTTTCATTTGTTAAATGATTATGCAAAGCTCTTGAAATACAAGCCAACCATACCAGAAGGAGCTATTGAGATGTGTTCTGAAAGTATGGCATGTCCTGTGCAAGGTTTACAAAAAAGTTTCATGGAAGAATCCATGGTGAATTCACCAAGTGATACACCTCCATGTGCAATGCCTTCTCCTCATACACCTCAAACTCTTAAACAATTTCtgcaagaaaaggaaaatctaATCGAacaagtgaagaaaaagagtgtCAATAACTTGTTAGTGTAA